Proteins encoded in a region of the Pseudomonadota bacterium genome:
- a CDS encoding tRNA-dihydrouridine synthase, which produces MAGATDRPFRQLCRELGAEQGRPWLFSQIDFYCRYGKLKPAPANHQVRDIMLAHLQNLYRFYGEYTGVRVAQKHLGWYFDACGIQPQVRNEAVRVETAIEQERLVETLFAIGEEYLNPGFNLAA; this is translated from the coding sequence ATGGCCGGGGCAACCGATCGTCCGTTCAGGCAACTGTGCCGCGAGCTCGGCGCCGAGCAGGGTCGTCCGTGGCTGTTTTCGCAAATCGATTTTTATTGTCGCTACGGAAAACTGAAACCCGCTCCCGCAAACCACCAGGTCCGTGATATTATGCTCGCCCATTTGCAAAACCTGTACCGGTTTTACGGGGAGTACACCGGCGTCCGGGTGGCCCAAAAGCACTTGGGATGGTATTTCGATGCCTGCGGAATACAGCCGCAGGTACGCAACGAAGCGGTTCGCGTTGAGACCGCAATTGAGCAAGAACGATTGGTCGAAACGCTGTTTGCCATTGGCGAAGAATATCTAAATCCAGGATTCAACCTGGCAGCATAA
- a CDS encoding DUF3426 domain-containing protein, producing MFTCCPNCETVFKVSAKHLQQAAGQVRCGQCDFSFNALSNIQESASEAAANLPAPADQGEDAGTQPDGLGAEAVDDLDAAGGEQTATPDEVVLVEDAEAFEAAVLATIHATESKAWESSGPHFVGDVDAADTPPEEAGEDQSVLAEPSAGGHGRTEDETADAGDPIVDAPDADEDEALMSEEAQDTAPETDPDQPSMDFLERLAEGADEEAGLEDINVDDENESQQLAHDDLLEDEDGDEFPEAAGDSPLEDDESDDPENLADDEFLENGNMAEPAVAADDSLPVDDEIDEPDVLADDELLENEDQDESEKLADDQLLDDQPDDEPKTPRAAEPGEEESATQDSEQAADEVDVEHAAAGSDSGVEEIWLGEVTLESAEKDELEFDVPGDQIDTVFMAADEEPPALETGAEAEDGAEISSLEEFFDSHAEGAEEIVLASDDVLDLDVTQATPESAPTPAAAENRRFTLARKYHRPAAIAVAVALAFMLLAQLIHYSRYQILASDSFGPLLESVYSGLGTPLTRQWDLDAYDIRRTRVVGNETGTGVVEISAILTNRATFAQPYPILRLIFTDQWDEALAIRDLHAGEYLQTDPGDQARMAAGEQVAVDIRVMELADDLAQNYHIEYCLQDSNQELRCK from the coding sequence TTGTTTACCTGCTGTCCAAACTGCGAAACCGTTTTCAAAGTCAGCGCCAAACACCTGCAGCAAGCGGCTGGCCAGGTGCGCTGCGGTCAGTGTGATTTTTCCTTTAACGCATTGAGCAATATCCAGGAAAGCGCCAGCGAAGCGGCTGCCAACCTGCCAGCGCCCGCGGATCAGGGCGAGGATGCCGGAACTCAGCCGGATGGCTTGGGGGCAGAAGCGGTTGATGACCTCGACGCAGCCGGCGGCGAGCAAACCGCGACCCCCGATGAAGTCGTTCTGGTCGAGGATGCCGAAGCATTTGAGGCCGCCGTACTGGCGACGATCCACGCCACCGAATCCAAAGCCTGGGAGTCGTCGGGACCGCATTTTGTCGGCGATGTCGACGCTGCAGATACTCCGCCCGAAGAAGCAGGCGAGGACCAGTCTGTGCTCGCGGAGCCATCGGCGGGTGGTCACGGACGGACCGAGGATGAGACCGCCGACGCTGGCGATCCCATAGTAGATGCGCCCGATGCCGATGAAGACGAGGCATTGATGTCCGAAGAGGCTCAGGACACCGCCCCGGAGACGGACCCGGATCAGCCCAGCATGGACTTCCTGGAACGGTTGGCCGAAGGCGCCGATGAAGAAGCAGGACTGGAGGACATCAACGTCGATGATGAAAATGAGTCCCAGCAACTCGCACACGACGATCTTTTGGAAGACGAGGATGGGGACGAGTTCCCAGAGGCTGCTGGTGACAGCCCCCTGGAAGACGATGAAAGCGACGACCCCGAAAACCTCGCTGATGATGAGTTTTTGGAAAACGGGAATATGGCCGAGCCCGCAGTGGCTGCCGATGACAGCCTTCCGGTAGACGATGAAATCGACGAACCCGACGTGCTCGCTGATGATGAGCTGCTGGAAAATGAGGATCAGGACGAATCCGAAAAACTCGCTGATGATCAGCTTTTGGATGACCAGCCTGACGACGAACCCAAAACGCCGCGCGCTGCCGAACCCGGCGAGGAAGAAAGCGCAACGCAAGATTCCGAACAGGCAGCCGACGAAGTGGATGTGGAGCATGCAGCGGCCGGTTCCGACAGCGGCGTTGAAGAAATCTGGCTCGGTGAAGTTACCCTGGAATCTGCGGAAAAAGACGAACTTGAATTCGATGTGCCTGGTGACCAGATTGACACCGTTTTCATGGCTGCCGACGAAGAACCACCGGCATTGGAAACCGGTGCTGAAGCAGAAGACGGGGCGGAGATCTCATCGCTGGAAGAATTTTTTGACTCGCACGCAGAAGGCGCCGAAGAAATTGTCCTCGCCAGCGATGATGTGCTCGATCTTGACGTTACCCAGGCCACGCCGGAATCGGCGCCGACGCCTGCAGCCGCTGAAAACCGCCGCTTTACGCTGGCAAGAAAATACCACCGGCCAGCGGCTATCGCTGTTGCGGTCGCACTGGCATTCATGCTGCTGGCCCAACTGATTCACTATTCCCGCTACCAGATTCTGGCAAGCGACTCGTTCGGTCCGTTGCTGGAAAGTGTATACAGCGGTCTTGGGACTCCGCTGACCCGGCAATGGGACCTGGATGCCTATGACATTCGGCGCACCCGGGTCGTGGGCAACGAGACCGGTACCGGCGTGGTCGAGATTTCGGCGATTCTTACGAACCGCGCCACCTTTGCCCAGCCCTACCCGATCCTGCGGCTAATTTTTACCGATCAATGGGACGAAGCACTGGCGATCCGGGATTTACATGCCGGCGAATACCTGCAGACCGATCCCGGAGACCAGGCACGAATGGCGGCCGGCGAGCAGGTTGCGGTCGATATACGCGTCATGGAGCTGGCGGACGATCTGGCGCAAAATTATCATATCGAATACTGCCTGCAAGACAGCAACCAGGAATTGCGCTGCAAATAG
- a CDS encoding Fis family transcriptional regulator, producing the protein MLNGHQPKALYELVIGQVEKPLLRTVLDYAEGNQSLAADILGINRGTLRKKLRRHGLVN; encoded by the coding sequence ATGCTGAACGGGCACCAGCCCAAGGCCCTGTACGAGTTGGTCATCGGGCAAGTCGAAAAACCGCTGTTGCGCACCGTCCTTGATTACGCCGAGGGCAATCAGAGCCTGGCCGCCGATATCCTGGGCATCAATCGTGGCACCCTACGCAAGAAATTGCGCCGGCATGGCCTCGTCAACTGA